The Listeria monocytogenes genome window below encodes:
- a CDS encoding helix-turn-helix transcriptional regulator: protein MKKAERLNDMMLFLNDKNAFQLSDIMAKYGVSRSTAIRDIQSLEEIGMPIYSERGRNGHYRVLRNRLLSPIVFNVDEVFALYFSMLTLTAYETTPFHLSVEKLKTKFDRCLSAEKIEMLRKMEEVFSLGYIKHNNQCEFLEVILQFTMEEKVCQINYDKNGTEKIYNVQFYNISSAYGQWYVTSYNFETKRMQVFRCDKILALKENDTFEAKKMEELKRVADSFNKKADVTTFEVEIASNGVDLFFKENYPSMKLRQQQGKNVIHGFYHKGEERFIINYLLGYGEKIIAIQPDSLRDMLLNELDIIKKHVQNLSS from the coding sequence ATGAAAAAAGCAGAACGATTAAATGATATGATGTTATTTTTAAATGATAAAAATGCGTTTCAATTAAGTGACATAATGGCCAAATATGGCGTTTCCCGTAGTACTGCTATTCGAGATATACAGTCTTTAGAAGAAATAGGTATGCCAATTTACTCGGAGCGGGGACGAAATGGTCATTATCGGGTGCTTCGTAATCGGCTACTTTCACCAATTGTTTTTAATGTCGATGAAGTATTTGCGCTCTATTTTTCGATGCTTACGTTAACGGCTTATGAAACGACACCTTTTCATTTAAGTGTGGAAAAATTAAAAACAAAATTTGATCGTTGTCTTTCAGCTGAAAAAATCGAAATGCTTCGAAAAATGGAAGAAGTATTTAGTCTAGGCTATATAAAGCATAACAATCAATGTGAATTTCTAGAAGTTATTTTGCAGTTTACGATGGAAGAAAAAGTGTGTCAGATTAATTATGATAAAAATGGGACTGAAAAGATTTATAATGTTCAATTTTATAATATATCCTCGGCGTACGGGCAATGGTATGTGACGAGTTATAACTTCGAGACGAAGCGGATGCAGGTATTTCGTTGTGATAAAATCCTTGCGCTAAAAGAAAATGATACTTTTGAAGCTAAGAAAATGGAGGAATTAAAAAGAGTGGCTGATTCTTTTAATAAAAAAGCTGATGTAACTACCTTTGAAGTGGAAATTGCCTCAAATGGTGTTGACTTATTTTTTAAAGAAAATTATCCATCGATGAAACTTCGTCAACAGCAAGGTAAAAATGTTATTCATGGTTTTTATCATAAAGGAGAGGAACGATTTATTATTAATTATTTACTAGGTTATGGGGAAAAAATTATAGCCATTCAGCCAGATTCATTACGAGATATGTTGCTAAATGAGCTTGATATTATAAAAAAACATGTGCAAAATTTATCATCCTAA
- a CDS encoding molecular chaperone DnaJ, with protein sequence MTVWEILKIEKTTDKRAIKRAYAKALKYTHPDDDPVAFQKLKESFDIALKYQEFDWDIDDFEPIVYTVSADEQTAENPQWELEPLEIEEKQPSFIEQVNVVFANFNERINIEVWRDLFQKDSLFSLDGYDSEKAYIANFISENAMFLPKEVIKLAFELYSLDEIVLNSFNERLAIKLRNAKNLPPFSFEALQNLDEELRNTFIMTRYAAYTCLERRGIESYIKRAKVIFASDPDLELIDIISSTGKLNQATILKRINQFIEKNPENPTARMYRLFLNQKMKKPINIEDLEYALLDTYFSVPKENELFDDIIFHVDKNKLLGFIYFDLKKYPIAYSYLIKVADTSVKSVRNRIAFCLKLDLKREKETTKNKSRIKDIWTELSFYSIFTYELLVLKTQKKRVIGILFSLARLAILLMLFTGIFADDLDFWRGFWVLFFSITIGVHLLFRKNVWVKYRDENREEYYRSKFANIK encoded by the coding sequence TTGACAGTTTGGGAAATACTAAAAATAGAAAAGACAACCGACAAACGTGCAATCAAGCGTGCTTATGCCAAAGCACTCAAATATACACATCCTGATGACGACCCAGTAGCTTTTCAAAAATTAAAAGAGTCTTTTGATATAGCTTTAAAATATCAAGAATTTGATTGGGATATAGACGATTTTGAACCGATAGTGTATACGGTATCAGCTGATGAGCAAACTGCGGAAAACCCACAGTGGGAACTTGAACCACTAGAGATAGAAGAGAAACAACCTTCTTTTATAGAACAAGTGAATGTTGTTTTTGCAAATTTTAATGAGAGGATTAATATCGAAGTTTGGCGTGATTTATTCCAAAAAGATAGTTTGTTTAGCTTGGACGGATACGACAGTGAGAAGGCTTATATAGCGAATTTTATATCTGAAAATGCAATGTTTCTTCCAAAAGAGGTAATTAAATTAGCTTTTGAATTATATAGTTTGGATGAAATAGTTTTAAATAGCTTTAATGAGAGGCTTGCAATAAAGTTACGTAATGCGAAGAACCTTCCGCCATTTTCTTTTGAGGCGCTACAAAATTTGGATGAAGAATTGCGTAATACATTTATTATGACGCGCTATGCTGCCTATACTTGTTTAGAACGCCGAGGAATAGAAAGTTACATTAAACGAGCAAAAGTGATTTTTGCCAGCGATCCAGATCTTGAACTAATTGATATTATTAGTAGTACAGGAAAACTTAATCAAGCAACAATTTTAAAGAGAATCAATCAATTTATTGAAAAAAATCCAGAAAATCCAACAGCTCGTATGTACCGATTATTTCTTAATCAAAAAATGAAAAAACCAATTAATATTGAGGATTTAGAGTATGCTCTGTTGGACACGTATTTCTCGGTTCCGAAAGAGAATGAATTATTTGATGATATTATTTTCCATGTAGATAAAAATAAGTTGTTGGGTTTCATCTATTTTGATTTGAAAAAATATCCTATAGCATATAGTTACTTAATCAAAGTCGCGGATACAAGTGTGAAATCGGTTAGAAATAGAATTGCTTTTTGTTTAAAATTAGATTTAAAAAGAGAAAAAGAAACAACCAAGAATAAATCGAGAATTAAAGATATTTGGACTGAATTAAGTTTTTACTCAATATTTACATATGAACTTTTGGTCTTGAAAACGCAGAAAAAAAGGGTGATAGGTATATTATTTAGCTTGGCAAGATTAGCTATATTACTTATGCTTTTTACTGGAATATTTGCAGATGACCTTGATTTTTGGCGGGGATTTTGGGTGCTTTTTTTCAGTATTACTATAGGTGTACATTTACTTTTCAGAAAAAACGTATGGGTAAAGTATAGAGATGAAAATAGAGAGGAATATTATCGAAGTAAGTTTGCTAATATTAAATAA
- a CDS encoding zinc ribbon domain-containing protein YjdM, whose translation MSKLPNCPECNSEYAYEDRGLLICPECGHEWSAVAEEATEEKVFKDANGNVLTDGDSVTVIKDLKVKGASNPIKMGTKVKNIRLVDGDHDIDCKIDGFGPMKLKSEFVKKI comes from the coding sequence ATGTCAAAATTACCAAATTGCCCAGAATGTAACTCAGAATATGCCTATGAAGATCGCGGCTTATTAATTTGCCCGGAATGCGGACATGAGTGGAGCGCTGTAGCAGAAGAAGCGACCGAAGAAAAAGTATTCAAAGATGCAAACGGTAACGTACTAACAGATGGCGATTCTGTCACAGTCATCAAAGATCTAAAAGTAAAAGGCGCATCAAATCCAATCAAAATGGGAACAAAAGTAAAAAATATCCGCCTAGTTGACGGCGACCACGATATTGATTGCAAAATCGACGGCTTCGGCCCAATGAAATTAAAATCAGAATTTGTTAAGAAGATATAA
- a CDS encoding oxidoreductase, with protein MLKMGFIGNGKSTNRYHLPFILERDNMEVKTIYNRNPKTATWDKIEGVHYTTDLDELLKDPEIQLITISTTQSSHFDYAKMVLENGKNVLVEKPFMMTYAEAKEIFELAKERGLLVQCYQNRRFDSDFLTAQKVIESGKLGELLEVEMHYDYFRPEIPESVHEFKFYDSYLYGHGCHTIDQVLSYFGKPDDIHYDVRQLLGEGRMNDYFDLDLYYGVTKVSVKSSYFRIKARPSFVLYGKKGMFTKETKDRQEEHLKLFYMPSNPDFGIDLPEHYGTLTYVDDAGVWHEEKVISEVGDYGRVYDGLYDAIVNGKPKQVTDEETLLQMEILEKGVEACK; from the coding sequence ATGTTGAAAATGGGTTTTATCGGAAACGGAAAAAGTACGAATAGATATCATTTACCGTTTATTTTAGAGCGGGATAATATGGAAGTAAAGACAATTTACAATCGAAATCCCAAAACAGCCACATGGGACAAAATCGAAGGGGTTCACTATACAACAGACTTAGACGAGCTGTTGAAAGACCCAGAAATCCAGTTAATTACCATCTCTACAACACAAAGCTCTCATTTCGACTATGCCAAAATGGTGTTAGAAAACGGCAAAAATGTGCTTGTTGAAAAACCATTTATGATGACATACGCTGAAGCTAAAGAAATATTTGAGCTCGCTAAAGAGCGTGGTTTACTCGTTCAATGTTACCAAAACCGTCGTTTTGACTCTGATTTCCTTACGGCGCAAAAAGTGATTGAAAGCGGGAAATTGGGAGAGCTTTTGGAAGTAGAAATGCATTATGACTATTTCCGCCCAGAAATCCCAGAATCCGTGCATGAATTTAAATTCTACGACAGTTATTTATATGGTCACGGTTGCCATACAATTGATCAAGTTTTATCTTATTTCGGAAAACCTGACGACATTCATTACGATGTGCGCCAACTACTCGGTGAAGGACGAATGAACGATTATTTCGACCTTGATTTATATTACGGTGTAACAAAAGTATCCGTGAAATCCAGCTATTTCCGTATAAAAGCCCGTCCAAGCTTCGTCCTATACGGCAAAAAAGGCATGTTTACAAAAGAAACAAAAGACCGCCAAGAAGAACATTTAAAACTATTTTATATGCCAAGCAATCCGGATTTCGGAATTGATTTGCCAGAACATTATGGAACGCTTACGTATGTCGATGATGCCGGAGTTTGGCACGAGGAGAAAGTTATTTCTGAGGTTGGCGACTATGGCCGCGTTTATGATGGTTTATATGACGCGATTGTCAATGGGAAACCTAAACAAGTGACAGATGAAGAGACCTTGCTACAAATGGAGATTTTGGAAAAAGGTGTCGAAGCTTGTAAATAA
- a CDS encoding NUDIX hydrolase translates to MEEWDLLNADRELTGKTHIRGEKLAPGELHLVIHVCIFNEDGQLLIQKRQKDKEGWPNYWDLSAAGSALKGETSRQAAEREVQEELGITIDLSNTRAKFSYHFEAGFDDYWFITKDVKLSDLTLQKEEVADARFVTKEGLEALRSSGEFIPYFFLNQLFDLKSATSIHF, encoded by the coding sequence GTGGAAGAATGGGATTTATTAAATGCGGATCGTGAACTAACTGGAAAAACACATATCCGCGGTGAAAAGCTAGCGCCCGGAGAACTTCATTTGGTTATTCACGTATGTATTTTTAACGAAGATGGGCAACTTTTAATCCAAAAGCGCCAAAAAGATAAAGAAGGTTGGCCGAATTATTGGGATCTTTCTGCGGCTGGTTCTGCATTAAAAGGCGAAACAAGCCGCCAAGCTGCGGAACGAGAAGTGCAAGAAGAACTGGGTATTACAATTGACTTAAGTAACACCCGCGCCAAATTCAGTTACCATTTTGAAGCAGGATTTGATGATTATTGGTTTATTACAAAAGACGTGAAGCTAAGCGACTTAACTTTACAAAAAGAAGAAGTAGCAGATGCCCGTTTTGTCACAAAAGAAGGGTTAGAAGCATTAAGAAGTTCGGGTGAATTCATTCCTTACTTCTTTTTAAACCAGCTTTTTGACCTAAAAAGCGCCACATCTATTCACTTTTAA
- a CDS encoding peptidase E has protein sequence MKNLFLTSSFKDVVALFTEFESNLQGKTVTFIPTASIVEEVVFYVEAGKKALEDLGLIVEELDVTTETLEEITATLKKNDFIYVTGGNTFFLLQELKRTGADKLILEEIAKGKLYIGESAGAVITSPNISYIQSMDSVKKATNLINYDALNLVDFSILPHYNNVPFKEVTQKIVADYAEKSTMRPISNQEAIFVRDKEVSLKRLD, from the coding sequence ATGAAAAATTTATTTTTGACCTCGTCTTTTAAAGATGTTGTGGCGTTATTTACTGAATTCGAAAGTAATCTTCAAGGAAAAACGGTTACTTTTATTCCGACAGCCAGCATAGTTGAAGAAGTCGTTTTTTATGTAGAAGCTGGTAAGAAAGCGCTCGAGGATTTAGGATTAATTGTAGAGGAACTAGATGTGACAACAGAAACTCTAGAAGAAATAACAGCGACACTCAAAAAGAATGATTTTATTTATGTCACTGGAGGAAATACTTTCTTTTTACTTCAAGAATTAAAAAGAACTGGTGCAGATAAATTAATTTTAGAGGAAATTGCTAAAGGAAAATTATATATTGGTGAATCAGCTGGTGCAGTCATCACAAGTCCTAATATATCTTATATTCAATCGATGGACAGCGTGAAAAAAGCCACGAATTTAATCAACTACGATGCTTTAAATTTAGTCGACTTTTCGATACTACCACATTACAATAACGTGCCTTTTAAAGAGGTAACACAGAAAATCGTGGCCGACTATGCCGAGAAGTCAACAATGCGACCTATTAGTAATCAGGAAGCGATTTTTGTGCGTGATAAAGAAGTCAGCTTAAAACGTTTAGATTAA
- a CDS encoding YebC/PmpR family DNA-binding transcriptional regulator: MGRKWANIKEKKASKDKTNSRIYAKFGIEIYVAAKSGDPDPHSNQKLRFVIERAKTYNVPKHIIDRAIEKAKGTGDETYSELRYEGFGPNGSMIIVDALTNNVNRTASDVRAAYNKNGGNMGVSGSVAYMFDNTAIFGVEGKDADELLELLMEADIDVRDILDEDGQAIIYAEPEDFHKVQEGLKAAGIEDFTVAEIEMIPQNDIQLSGEDLEKFEKLIDALEDLEDVQKVYHNVELED; this comes from the coding sequence ATGGGCCGTAAATGGGCAAATATTAAAGAGAAAAAAGCGTCAAAAGATAAAACAAATAGTCGTATCTATGCAAAATTTGGAATTGAAATATATGTAGCAGCTAAATCGGGCGACCCAGATCCACATTCCAATCAAAAATTACGTTTTGTTATTGAACGTGCAAAAACATACAATGTGCCGAAACATATTATTGACCGTGCAATCGAAAAAGCGAAAGGAACTGGAGATGAAACGTATTCAGAACTGCGCTATGAAGGCTTTGGTCCAAATGGTTCGATGATTATTGTAGACGCGCTGACAAATAATGTGAATCGTACGGCATCCGATGTTCGCGCAGCTTATAACAAAAATGGCGGGAACATGGGCGTAAGTGGTTCAGTAGCTTATATGTTTGATAATACAGCTATTTTTGGTGTTGAAGGAAAAGATGCGGACGAGCTATTAGAACTTTTAATGGAAGCGGATATTGACGTTCGTGACATTTTAGACGAAGATGGCCAAGCAATTATTTATGCAGAACCAGAAGATTTCCACAAAGTACAAGAAGGCTTGAAAGCGGCTGGAATAGAAGATTTCACAGTAGCAGAAATCGAAATGATTCCTCAAAACGATATTCAATTATCAGGTGAGGACTTAGAAAAATTCGAGAAATTAATTGATGCTTTAGAAGACCTAGAAGACGTGCAAAAAGTATATCATAACGTCGAATTAGAAGATTAA
- a CDS encoding molecular chaperone HscC, whose translation MITLGIDLGTSNSLVAYWKEDEAVLIPNVFGEVLTPSVVGVDDNGEFLIGKIAKERLTSHPDKTAAVFKRFMGTEKNYYLGKQAFTATDLSSFVLKALKEDAEKFLGESCTDAVISVPAYFNNSQRKATIDAAFLAGLKVERLISEPTAAAIAYGIHEQNDTTLMVIDIGGGTFDVSILEMFDGVMQVIAIGGNNYLGGEDFTGVIIEDCLSKNDLKKDDLSAEDFASLYKQAEDAKKTVCHGKIGEITLNEIKYTITENQFEIISQPLILKLREPIIQALKDADLKPIDIEQVVLIGGATKMPVIKSFTSKFLGKIPFMHINPDETVGLGAAVQAALKERHESLEEFVLTDVCAHTLGTEIVKEIGPNRYQEGVFSPIIERNTTIPVSRVENYYTILDNQSHIEFGIYQGESRNVKDNLKLGELLVSLPPKTKANSKMEVRFTYDKNGILEVLVKTVATGEVKQLIIQNNPGSMSKKELEEQLEKLNHLKIHPRDRSENRLLLARADRIYQMSLGERRRFVEFLIAEFEQVVETQDEKKIEAQCEKLRQQLDEFEGVNWD comes from the coding sequence ATGATAACATTAGGGATAGACTTAGGAACATCGAATAGTTTGGTGGCATATTGGAAAGAGGATGAAGCTGTATTGATACCCAATGTCTTTGGCGAGGTTCTAACGCCATCTGTGGTTGGTGTGGATGATAATGGTGAATTTTTAATCGGAAAAATTGCTAAAGAACGCCTAACCTCGCATCCTGACAAAACGGCGGCAGTTTTTAAAAGATTTATGGGGACAGAAAAGAATTATTACTTGGGTAAGCAAGCTTTTACAGCTACGGATTTATCTAGTTTTGTTTTAAAAGCTTTAAAAGAAGATGCAGAGAAGTTTTTAGGCGAGAGTTGTACAGATGCAGTTATTAGTGTTCCTGCCTATTTTAATAATTCACAACGAAAAGCAACGATTGATGCGGCCTTTTTAGCTGGTTTGAAGGTAGAGAGATTAATTAGCGAGCCAACCGCAGCAGCAATTGCATATGGAATCCACGAACAAAATGATACAACTTTAATGGTAATTGATATTGGCGGAGGCACTTTTGACGTTTCGATTTTGGAGATGTTTGATGGTGTTATGCAGGTGATTGCGATTGGTGGAAATAATTATTTAGGTGGTGAAGATTTTACAGGTGTTATTATTGAAGATTGTTTGAGTAAAAATGATTTAAAAAAGGATGATTTGTCTGCAGAAGATTTTGCATCACTATATAAACAAGCAGAAGATGCGAAGAAGACTGTTTGCCACGGAAAAATAGGTGAAATAACGCTAAATGAAATAAAATATACAATTACAGAAAATCAATTTGAGATAATAAGTCAACCATTAATTTTAAAATTACGCGAACCAATCATTCAAGCCTTAAAAGATGCCGATTTAAAACCGATTGATATTGAACAAGTTGTACTTATAGGTGGAGCTACAAAAATGCCAGTTATTAAAAGTTTTACAAGTAAATTTTTAGGCAAAATACCATTTATGCACATCAACCCTGATGAAACAGTGGGACTTGGTGCTGCAGTTCAAGCGGCGTTAAAAGAACGCCATGAGTCGCTGGAAGAGTTTGTGTTGACAGATGTATGTGCACACACACTCGGCACGGAAATAGTAAAAGAAATTGGTCCTAATAGATATCAAGAAGGCGTTTTTTCGCCAATTATTGAGCGGAATACAACAATACCAGTTAGCCGTGTGGAAAATTACTATACGATTTTAGATAATCAGTCTCATATAGAATTTGGAATATATCAAGGAGAAAGTAGAAACGTTAAAGATAATCTTAAACTTGGAGAATTACTAGTGTCATTACCTCCAAAAACTAAAGCAAACTCTAAAATGGAAGTACGTTTTACTTATGATAAAAATGGAATTCTTGAAGTGCTAGTAAAAACAGTAGCTACAGGAGAAGTAAAGCAGCTAATTATTCAAAATAATCCGGGTTCAATGTCCAAAAAAGAGTTAGAAGAACAATTAGAAAAGTTAAATCATCTTAAAATACATCCACGTGATCGCTCTGAAAACCGGCTTTTACTTGCAAGAGCAGATAGAATATATCAAATGTCTTTAGGTGAAAGACGAAGATTTGTAGAATTCTTAATTGCTGAGTTTGAACAGGTAGTTGAAACACAAGATGAGAAGAAAATAGAGGCCCAGTGCGAGAAGCTTAGACAACAACTAGACGAATTTGAAGGAGTGAACTGGGATTGA
- a CDS encoding flavocytochrome c, translating into MKKRLATTIIMLLSLALIIAGCGGNNTSKSDTEKTKEKEKTEVTSGASKTSYTDPSELKDKYDIVIVGAGGAGMSAALEAKAKGMNPVILEKMPLAGGNTMKASSGMNASETKFQKEQGINDSNDKFYEETLKGGHGTNDKAMLRFFVDNSASAIDWLDSMDIKLNNLTITGGMSEKRTHRPEDGSAVGKYLVDGLLKNVQEQKIPVFVNADVKEITQKDGKVTGVKVKLNNKDEKTISSNAVVVTTGGYGANKDMIEKERPDLKGYVTTNQEGSTGDGIKMIEKLGGTTVDMDQIQVHPTVQQDKSYLIGEAVRGEGAILVSQEGKRFGNELDTRDNVTASINKLPEKTAYLIFDAGVKERVKAIAQYEEMGFVEEGKTIDELAGKINVSKENLAKTVDTWNASVKNKKDEAFGRTTAMDNDLSKAPYYAIKIGPGIHYTMGGVKINTNTEVLDKDGKPITGLFAAGEVTGGLHGENRIGGNSVAEIIIFGRQAGDKSAEFVKAQ; encoded by the coding sequence ACACAAGCAAAAGTGACACGGAGAAAACAAAAGAAAAAGAGAAAACAGAAGTTACATCGGGAGCATCAAAAACTAGTTACACAGATCCATCCGAATTAAAAGATAAATACGATATCGTTATTGTTGGTGCAGGTGGCGCAGGAATGTCCGCAGCACTGGAAGCAAAAGCGAAAGGCATGAATCCCGTAATCCTTGAAAAAATGCCACTAGCAGGCGGAAACACGATGAAAGCCTCTTCTGGTATGAATGCATCTGAAACTAAATTCCAAAAAGAACAAGGAATTAATGATAGCAACGATAAATTTTACGAAGAAACATTAAAAGGTGGTCATGGAACAAACGATAAAGCAATGCTTCGTTTTTTCGTAGACAATTCCGCCAGCGCCATTGACTGGCTGGATTCCATGGACATTAAATTAAACAACTTAACTATCACAGGTGGAATGAGTGAAAAACGTACGCACCGTCCTGAAGATGGCTCAGCTGTTGGTAAATACTTAGTAGACGGTTTACTAAAAAATGTTCAAGAACAAAAAATCCCAGTTTTCGTTAACGCAGACGTAAAAGAAATTACACAAAAAGACGGAAAAGTAACTGGCGTGAAAGTAAAACTAAACAATAAAGATGAAAAAACAATTAGTTCTAATGCAGTAGTTGTAACAACTGGTGGCTACGGAGCTAATAAAGATATGATTGAAAAAGAACGTCCAGACTTAAAAGGATACGTAACGACGAACCAAGAAGGAAGTACTGGCGACGGTATTAAAATGATCGAAAAACTTGGTGGAACCACAGTAGACATGGATCAAATCCAAGTCCATCCAACTGTTCAACAAGATAAATCTTACCTAATTGGTGAAGCTGTCCGCGGTGAAGGTGCGATTTTAGTTTCTCAAGAAGGAAAACGTTTCGGAAACGAATTAGATACACGCGATAACGTAACAGCTTCCATCAATAAACTACCAGAAAAAACAGCTTACCTAATTTTCGATGCAGGCGTGAAAGAACGCGTCAAAGCGATTGCGCAATATGAGGAAATGGGATTTGTTGAAGAAGGCAAAACAATCGATGAACTAGCAGGAAAAATCAACGTATCAAAAGAAAACCTAGCTAAAACAGTAGATACTTGGAATGCAAGCGTGAAAAACAAAAAAGACGAAGCATTCGGTAGAACAACAGCAATGGATAATGATTTATCTAAAGCACCATATTACGCAATCAAAATTGGACCAGGAATTCATTACACAATGGGCGGCGTAAAAATCAACACAAATACAGAAGTTTTAGACAAAGACGGTAAACCAATCACAGGTCTATTTGCTGCGGGAGAAGTAACTGGTGGCTTGCACGGGGAAAACCGTATTGGCGGAAACTCTGTCGCTGAAATTATTATTTTCGGACGCCAAGCTGGTGACAAATCAGCAGAATTTGTAAAAGCACAGTAA